CATGGTGAGAATGTGCGAGCTCTCGCCGAAAACCCTCCTCCATATCTTCACCGAAGCATCTGAGGAGCAGGTGAAGACGCAACCATCTTCTTGGTTGATCGCGATGGCGTGAACGTGGCTTTCATGGGCCACAAACGAATCAACACACCGGTTTTCCAGGATTTTCCACGCTTTGACTGTTTTGTCCCACGAGCCAGTGTACAAGAGCTTCTCTTCATGGTTGTAAGCTAGACACGAGATGTAGTCTTTATGTTTCTGATACGAACTCTTCCTCGGAAACATGAAAAACGAGTTCTTCGGGGGTAGCGTCGCGATTTTCTTCGGCCGAAAATTGTCCATGGCCGAAACATCCCACACGCGAACTCTGTGGTCGCCGTGGGCAGTGATCAAGATCCTCCCACGAGCTAAGATCGCCCGAACCTCTCCCGAGTTAGCTTTTATGTGACCCGCTTCCGTGCAATCTGGGCGCGCCCATGCACGGATCCTACAACTCTTGGTTCCCGTGAATATGAAGTCTTTAGATACTGCGAGAGAAAGGATGCTGCCTTCATGGCGATGGAGGGAGACTAGGCAATGGTAGAGAAGAGGTTGTGAAGGAGACGTGCGGACGGGTGATAGCATCCACGGCGTCTCGGGGCTCATAGGCCGCACCGGGCTTGATGCTGCAGAAGCAGCAGGGATTCTAACAGCTGAAAACTGCATATCATCGCGTTCACTCGAGCGGCGGTGGTTAACAACGCATAGAAGAGTAGGTTTCTCGACTTTGCTTGCTTCTTCATCGATGAAGCTCCATCGCTTTGTTTTCTCCTGGAATTCCATACCGATATGGAATGGGAAGGCTGATTTCAAACCAGAAAGCTTTGTGAAAGCCGAAACATTGAAGTGGGAAGGTGTGCGTGAAGGCAGCATCTTTAAGGCCTGGTTTCATCTTTTTACCGACTTCTCTTCTGTTCAAATAATGGTGGAACGTACCACTTACTTACAAGGGAAATAGTTAGTAGACAACTACATTGGGGGCCAACTCAAGCTGGGTTTGACAACTTGTCAATAGtaacaatttatgttcttttgttctcgggagtAGATTTGGActaaaaatttttattcccaaaagcaaatttctatttttttgttcttgaaagtagatttataataaaatcaagaagtaaaaaaaaaaaaaaaagttgattctttgtttcggggaacaattccaaaattaagttaacccattttttttctattttatcctctttcttcttgttcttcttccctttctcttcttcttcaatcgccgccaccgttgccgccgccgtccACCGCCACTAGTCGCCGAGGACTGGTTTGGAGAGGCCGAACCTCACCTGATGGCTAAGTGGGTCTCGCCGGTGCCCAGACGAGGTTtggtcgagctcgcccggccactgGCGTGGCTCAACCTCGTTGAGCCACCATGAGGTCAACGTCGCCCGCCAAGGCTCATTGAGCCGAGCCTAGGCTAGGTGAGGTCGTTGGCCCTCATATGTCGGTCGCCGACCATCTCAAGGCCGACGACTAGCaacctttgaagaagaagaagagaaagaaaagaaatgaagaaatgaagaaaagaaagtaataaaattatttaaaaatttaaaataaaatgattttgattATAAATTTTCAGAATAATACCAAACGTAATTCTATTATGGgaataaaatgcttaaaaattgttctttaaaataaaattaaaaaaaaaatcatttatagtCTGAAATCATTCTCGAAAGCAGAAtgattaccaaacgtgttctcaATGTCTCTAGTTTCGCTTCATTTTCTGACATGGACAGTAACCAAAGCACCCAttcagagggagagagacagcCGACCGCCAACAATTCCTTTCACTGCTTGTCGGCAACTTCATATTTTCTCGGGATCTCCTTTTGCACCAACGTTGCTGCACGTGCTCGTGTAGGTAACCAATGCAAGCATCGTGCAAAGGCAGTACTTTGCAAGCGTTTTCTGGTGATAAATTTACAGATCAACTCAGCATTTTCTAGTGGCCAATGACGTGACGTTGCCAACTACCAAGCAGCATCAAGGACTGAGGGTAGCTTGCGGATCATAAGTGGGAGGCGATGGCTAATGCTATTCTCCGCGAAGGTCGGGAGTAATAAATAATAGTAAGGACCAGATGCGAAGTTCaacattcgaccaaaaaaagagagcTCGACGGTCCAATTAAATCATACTCCACAGCACGATGACAGTGACCCCGTCCTCGAATGAATTTgaatctcataaagataaagaTGATTGATGGCACGGTTTGCCTACTTGACTCGTGAGTCAGTGATTTTTGGGGAGTAAGTATTGTCAATTGGGTTTGGTGGGCTGAGTTGTGGGATCAAAACTGTGTGTTGTTCAAGAAATCAGCTAAAAGGCCAATCGGGTAGAGTAGCCTTTGGGTTTTCTTCAAGTCCCTAAAGCGAACCAAGCTGCCAAAATTTTGAGGCCCGCCTATGAACCCAACTTTAGGTTTAACCATTctattattttgtctaaaaaaagttaccaatttttactctaatcCCAAATCTACCTCGAATCTGTAAATCACCATTGGAAGATTATCAACTAGCATGAggatgttgttgttgttgttgttgcatACAAAGGTGAGGGTCTTGGTAGAGATGGAggctatgatgatgatggacCTTTTACTTGCTctaatattgataattttcaagaaactaGTGGCAATCTTTGGATACGGGGCAAATTTAGGATTATAGTGAAagtttgtaattctttt
The window above is part of the Eucalyptus grandis isolate ANBG69807.140 chromosome 6, ASM1654582v1, whole genome shotgun sequence genome. Proteins encoded here:
- the LOC104449899 gene encoding protein JINGUBANG, which translates into the protein MEFQEKTKRWSFIDEEASKVEKPTLLCVVNHRRSSERDDMQFSAVRIPAASAASSPVRPMSPETPWMLSPVRTSPSQPLLYHCLVSLHRHEGSILSLAVSKDFIFTGTKSCRIRAWARPDCTEAGHIKANSGEVRAILARGRILITAHGDHRVRVWDVSAMDNFRPKKIATLPPKNSFFMFPRKSSYQKHKDYISCLAYNHEEKLLYTGSWDKTVKAWKILENRCVDSFVAHESHVHAIAINQEDGCVFTCSSDASVKIWRRVFGESSHILTMTLKFQLSPVNALALSSSPSTCILYSGSSDGLINFWEKEKTSGRFNHGGFLQGHHFAVLCLAAVADLIFSGSEDATIRVWRREEGNCLHTCLAVMDGHHGPVKCLAATLEREATGRGLLVYSASLDQTFKVWRVKVNPAETVSLQHSATEDQQMDSVDFETSPVLSPSWVAKKLQV